Proteins from a single region of Harmonia axyridis chromosome 4, icHarAxyr1.1, whole genome shotgun sequence:
- the LOC123677689 gene encoding UDP-glycosyltransferase UGT5-like, translating into MKVWNEILFLTTFFVYIDGANILAIFPVPVKSHFVMTKTILKSLAEKGHHIDLYTIFSEEERIPRIKHNQIPNIHLLDSPLSVTDLRAYSVRAMIDLMFLEEGGGHFICEKSFETDVMKNLKQSKKHYDLILLEIFVDDCFFGFSHIFNAPVVALTSSIDLPWGSHRIGNPDNPSYIPTYFGEFGQDMTLYEKILNTLTLVYAKYRHKMHMEYQNKLAQKFFGKDLPPLDEIVSNTSLMLVNSHFSLNDPRPTVPNFVEIAGIHIKEPKQLPKDLSDVVGSEKFVYFSFGSIVGSESLPLDKLQNILDALEKQNIKVLWKANKTSIPGDLIVSKHVHVEPWMPQVDILCQPNILFFITHSGLMGTQEAIFCGVPMLSVPLFADQFLNARNIENKGIGLTLNIESTTKKEIYEIIEDLIRNPKYKENSRKLSEQFKDRPLKPREEAIYWIEYVLRHKGAPQLRSRSADMSWYQYYLVDISVIIVTVLISIAFVLYNLLRYILTHLPNRIRNKVKNQ; encoded by the exons ATGAAGGTTTGgaacgaaattttatttttgacgaCATTCTTTGTTTATATTGATGGGGCGAATATTTTGGCTATTTTTCCTGTTCCGGTTAAAAGCCATTTTGTGATGACCAAGACCATATTGAAATCACTAGCTGAGAAAGGCCATCATATAGATTTATATACTATTTTTTCAGAAGAAGAAAGAATACCAAG gATAAAGCACAATCAAATCCCAAATATACATTTATTGGATTCACCCTTGTCAGTCACGGATCTTCGAGCTTATTCAGTTCGTGCAATGATTGATTTGATGTTTTTGGAGGAAGGTGGTGGTCattttatttgtgaaaaaaGTTTTGAAACTGATGTTATGAAGAACCTAAAGCAATCCAAAAAACATTACGACCTCATACTTCTCGAGATATTTGTGGATGATTGCTTTTTCGGCTTTTCTCACATCTTCAATGCACCAGTGGTAGCGCTGACTTCAAGCATAGATCTGCCTTGGGGATCACATCGTATAGGAAATCCCGACAACCCTTCCTATATTCCAACTTATTTCGGAGAATTTGGTCAAGATATGACTCTGTATGAGAAAATTTTGAACACCTTAACATTAGTCTATGCTAAATATAG GCATAAAATGCACATGGAATATCAAAACAAATTGGCTCAAAAATTCTTCGGAAAAGATTTACCCCCTCTAGATGAAATTGTATCGAATACAAGCTTGATGTTAGTGAACAGTCATTTCAGTCTTAATGATCCCAGGCCAACTGTTcccaattttgttgaaattgcaGGAATCCATATAAAGGAACCAAAACAACTTCCAAAA GATCTATCAGATGTAGTAGGAAGCGAAAAATTCGTATACTTCTCATTTGGTTCCATAGTTGGATCAGAATCATTACCATTAGATAAACTTCAAAACATCCTTGATGCTCTCGAAAAGCAAAATATAAAAGTTCTATGGAAAGCAAACAAAACTTCGATTCCCGGAGATTTGATTGTATCAAAACATGTTCATGTGGAACCATGGATGCCACAAGTGGATATACTAT gTCAACCCAATATTCTATTCTTTATAACTCATAGCGGGTTAATGGGTACCCAAGAAGCAATTTTCTGTGGAGTTCCAATGCTCAGTGTACCTTTGTTTGCAGACCAATTTTTGAAtgccagaaatattgaaaataaaggtATTGGATTAACTCTCAATATTGAAAGCACgacaaaaaaagaaatttatgaaataattgagGACTTAATCAGAAACCCTAA ATACAAAGAAAACTCAAGAAAGTTATCCGAACAATTTAAAGATAGACCCTTGAAGCCACGAGAAGAAGCAATTTATTGGATTGAATACGTTTTGAGACACAAAGGAGCACCACAGTTGAGAAGCCGATCTGCTGATATGTCGTGGTATCAATACTACTTAGTTGATATTTCAGTAATTATTGTAACAGTATTGATATCTATTGCATTTGTTTTATATAACTTACTTAGGTATATTTTGACCCACTTGCCAAATAGAATAAGAAATAAAGTGAAAAACCAGTAA